In one window of Ruminococcus hominis DNA:
- the gap gene encoding type I glyceraldehyde-3-phosphate dehydrogenase has protein sequence MAVKVAINGFGRIGRLAFRQMFGAEGFEIVAINDLTSPSMLAHLLKYDSTQGRYALADKVEAGEDSITVDGKEIKIYAKANAAELPWGEIGVDVVLECTGFYTSKAKAQAHIDAGAKHVIISAPAGNDLPTIVYNVNHEQLTKDDTIISAASCTTNCLAPMAKALNDLAEIQSGIMCTIHAYTGDQMTLDGPQRKGDLRRSRAAAVNIVPNSTGAAKAIGLVIPELNGKLIGSAQRVPTPTGSTTILTAVVKGEVTVDQINEAMKAASNESFGYNTDQIVSSDIVGMKFGSLFDATQTMALPTGDGNTEVQVVSWYDNENSYTSQMVRTIKHFGTLL, from the coding sequence CAGTAAAAGTAGCGATTAATGGTTTTGGACGTATTGGACGTCTTGCATTCAGACAGATGTTCGGAGCAGAGGGATTTGAAATTGTAGCAATCAACGATTTAACATCTCCAAGCATGCTTGCTCACCTGTTGAAATATGATTCAACACAGGGAAGATATGCACTGGCTGACAAAGTAGAGGCAGGAGAAGACTCTATCACAGTTGACGGAAAAGAAATCAAAATTTACGCAAAAGCTAACGCAGCTGAACTTCCATGGGGAGAGATTGGTGTTGACGTTGTTCTGGAGTGTACAGGATTCTACACATCTAAAGCAAAAGCTCAGGCTCATATCGATGCAGGTGCTAAACACGTTATTATTTCTGCACCAGCAGGAAATGACCTTCCTACAATCGTTTACAATGTAAACCACGAGCAGCTTACAAAAGATGATACAATCATCTCAGCAGCTTCTTGTACAACAAACTGTTTAGCTCCAATGGCTAAAGCATTGAATGATCTTGCAGAAATTCAGTCTGGTATCATGTGCACAATCCATGCATATACAGGAGATCAGATGACTCTTGATGGACCACAGAGAAAAGGTGACCTCAGAAGATCTCGTGCAGCAGCAGTTAATATCGTACCTAACAGCACAGGTGCAGCAAAAGCAATCGGTCTGGTTATCCCAGAACTGAACGGAAAACTGATTGGTTCTGCTCAGCGTGTTCCTACTCCAACAGGATCAACAACAATCCTTACAGCAGTAGTTAAAGGTGAAGTTACAGTTGACCAGATCAACGAAGCTATGAAAGCAGCTTCTAACGAATCATTCGGATACAACACAGATCAGATCGTATCTAGCGATATCGTAGGAATGAAATTTGGTTCTCTGTTCGATGCTACACAGACAATGGCTCTTCCAACAGGTGATGGAAATACAGAGGTTCAGGTTGTATCTTGGTATGACAACGAGAACTCTTACACAAGCCAGATGGTAAGAACAATCAAACATTTCGGAACATTACTGTAA